One genomic segment of Ctenopharyngodon idella isolate HZGC_01 chromosome 7, HZGC01, whole genome shotgun sequence includes these proteins:
- the nod2 gene encoding nucleotide-binding oligomerization domain-containing protein 2, giving the protein MSAHQLIITQRAELLTVLCGGGSAEPLECVLDLLLAWEVLVWEDYLNIRVAEKPLCSNIRQLLDVVHDKGEDACSLFLAAINQVLPEEQKAGLCFGKGCAVVGKNRPDTATLMLLVDRPVLVTKLRDNIDGALNVLLTTGCFTIQDCDGVQLPVYTPSQQVRRLLDQVKFKGETAAKTLLQYLEQTEPSKPKPEDKENHLSADCLLYQKKLRSSVAAQSLFLSTYGGAGRFSLDDIYTDGLLEVVDGSGETTTLGLEDMVGPIGTLNEDADTILLSGEAGSGKSTLLQRLHLLWAREALLTNTFLLFPFSCRKLNAEHRELSLKELLFLHCCWPDRSQDEVFQFILDHPHMVLFTFDGLDEFKHGFRDEERHCCPTKPVPIPVLLFNLLQGTLMKGILKVVTSRPQAVGPSLKRYLRKEVHLNGFSPSGINCFVKKHHSDPAMARRVIDSLQVNTVLLGLCHIPVFCWIVTKCHQELLGGQDGIPQTITDVYLLALQHFFQRKSSLSQGALGKAWLEEHLDTVLKLGQLALEGLEASCYVFSGNELQRNGLTEQDVSMGFLIYCNDLSVTDCKHYEFLHITLQCFFAALYVVLNCNNNCSAISRLFQPQHRQLSGLSQRCLGHCIDPSVEEAESHVAETPNLQITAQFVSGLLSQRHHSLLLDCCPTAVRERKFKQVAKSLSKGMQRHFKSIPRPVKGEKKSMHAMPSFVWLIKCIYEMQDKSIAQDAVAKLDVEHLKLTYCSIGPVECTALAYVLQHLRNPVGLQLDNNSVGDVGVEQLLPCLHICHSLYLRNNNISDEGIRKLLEKGVKCESFQKIALFNNKLTDACTQHFACLLKTKQNFLALRLGNNNITSQGAEQLAEGLSYNQSLQFLGLWGNKIGDRGAEALANALKNSTTLIWLSLVDNGVGSAGACALAKLISQSKTLDELWLNKNCISRDGVECLIEALKMNSSVREVWLRGNNLSPEEEVELSKQESRLIF; this is encoded by the exons ATGAGCGCTCACCAGTTGATCATAACACAGCGAGCAGAGCTTCTGACAGTCCTATGTGGTGGAGGCAGTGCCGAACCTCTGGAATGTGTTCTGGACCTGCTCCTGGCTTGGGAGGTTCTTGTCTGGGAGGATTACCTAAACATACGAGTGGCGGAGAAACCTCTATGTTCTAACATCAGGCAACTTTTAGATGTGGTGCATGATAAAGGAGAAGATGCATGCAGCCTTTTTTTGGCTGCGATTAACCAGGTCTTACCAGAGGAGCAGAAGGCTGGGCTGTGTTTTGGGAAAGGATGTGCTGTGGTGGGCAAGAACAGACCAGACACTgcaactttaatgttattggTTGACAGGCCAGTGTTAGTGACAAAGCTCAGAGATAATATTGACGGAGCATTGAATGTTTTACTGACAACTGGCTGCTTCACCATCCAAGATTGTGATGGGGTACAACTACCTGTATACACACCCTCACAACAG GTACGGAGGCTATTAGACCAAGTGAAGTTTAAAGGGGAAACTGCTGCAAAGACCTTACTACAGTATCTAGAACAAACAGAGCCAAGCAAACCAAAGCCTGAAGATAAAGAAAATCACCTTTCTGCCG ATTGTCTGCTGTACCAGAAGAAGCTGCGAAGCTCTGTTGCTGCCCAGTCCCTCTTCCTTAGCACCTACGGTGGTGCAGGACGTTTCTCCTTGGATGATATTTACACCGATGGACTTCTTGAAGTGGTAGATGGTTCTGGTGAAACTACTACATTAGGGCTGGAGGATATGGTGGGTCCCATAGGGACTCTTAATGAAGATGCTGACACCATTCTTTTGTCTGGGGAGGCAGGAAGTGGCAAAAGCACACTGCTTCAACGACTGCACCTGCTCTGGGCAAGAGAAGCTTTGCTCACAAACACTTTCCTGCTGTTTCCCTTCAGTTGCCGCAAACTGAATGCAGAGCACAGAGAGCTGTCTCTGAAAGAGCTTCTCTTCCTGCACTGCTGCTGGCCTGATCGAAGTCAGGATGAGGTTTTCCAGTTCATCCTAGACCACCCTCATATGGTCCTCTTTACTTTTGATGGGCTTGACGAGTTCAAACATGGTTTCAGGGATGAAGAACGTCACTGCTGCCCCACAAAGCCAGTGCCTATACCTGTATTGCTTTTCAACCTCTTGCAGGGTACGCTAATGAAGGGCATTTTGAAGGTGGTCACCAGCAGGCCACAGGCTGTGGGCCCCTCGCTGAAGCGTTATCTCCGCAAAGAAGTGCACCTGAATGGTTTTTCTCCTAGTGGCATCAACtgctttgtaaagaaacatcaCAGTGACCCTGCTATGGCTAGACGTGTCATAGATTCCCTCCAGGTTAACACGGTGTTGCTAGGTCTTTGCCACATCCCAGTCTTCTGCTGGATTGTAACCAAGTGCCACCAGGAGCTTCTGGGTGGTCAAGATGGTATTCCTCAGACCATCACTGATGTCTACCTACTGGCCTTACAGCATTTCTTCCAGCGAAAGTCATCTCTGTCCCAAGGAGCCCTGGGAAAGGCCTGGTTGGAGGAACATTTGGACACAGTGTTAAAACTTGGACAGTTGGCATTGGAAGGCCTGGAAGCCTCTTGTTATGTGTTCTCTGGAAATGAGCTACAAAGAAATGGGCTCACAGAACAGGATGTCAGCATGGGTTTCCTCATTTACTGCAATGACCTATCTGTGACAGATTGTAAACACTATGAGTTTCTGCATATCACCTTGCAATGCTTCTTCGCTGCTCTGTATGTTGTTCTGAATTGTAACAACAATTGTTCTGCTATCTCCAGACTCTTTCAGCCTCAGCACAGGCAGTTGTCGGGCCTGTCTCAAAGGTGTCTTGGACACTGTATTGATCCTTCGGTTGAGGAGGCGGAGTCTCATGTGGCAGAGACACCAAACCTCCAGATTACAGCTCAGTTTGTGTCAGGACTTTTATCTCAGCGCCACCATAGTCTCCTCCTGGACTGCTGTCCCACTGCTGTGCGTGAACGCAAGTTCAAGCAGGTCGCGAAGTCATTGTCTAAAGGGATGCAGAGACATTTCAAGTCCATTCCTCGTCCTGTAAAGGGTGAAAAGAAAAGCATGCATGCTATGCCAAGTTTTGTTTGGCTAATCAAGTGCATATATGAAATGCAAGACAAAAGTATTGCTCAAGATGCTGTGGCTAAGTTGGACGTCGAACACCTGAAGCTCACCTACTGTAGCATTGGACCGGTGGAGTGTACCGCACTGGCGTATGTGCTGCAGCACCTGCGGAATCCTGTTGGGCTTCAGTTGGACAACAATTCAGTGGGAGATGTGGGCGTGGAGCAGCTTCTACCGTGTCTACATATTTGTCACTCCCTTTA TTTAAGGAACAATAACATATCAGATGAAGGAATCCGGAAACTTCTGGAAAAGGGAGTGAAATGTGAAAGCTTCCAAAAAATTGC GCTTTTTAACAACAAGCTCACAGATGCTTGCACCCAACACTTTGCTTGTCTGCTAAAAACAAAGCAGAACTTCCTGGCTTTGAG GCTTGGAAATAATAACATCACATCACAGGGAGCGGAGCAGCTTGCAGAAGGCCTAAGCTACAACCAGTCTTTGCAGTTTCTGGG ATTATGGGGTAATAAAATTGGGGACAGGGGAGCTGAGGCATTGGCAAATGCGCTGAAGAATAGCACTACACTAATATGGTTAAG TCTGGTGGATAATGGTGTTGGCAGTGCAGGTGCATGCGCTCTGGCTAAACTCATCAGTCAGAGCAAAACTCTGGACGAACTGTG GCTAAACAAAAACTGTATCAGCAGGGACGGAGTTGAGTGTCTGATAGAGGCACTGAAAATGAACTCTAGTGTAAGGGAAGTCTG GCTGAGAGGAAATAATCTGAGCCCGGAGGAAGAAGTGGAGCTGAGCAAGCAAGAAAGCAGATTGATCTTCTGA